Proteins encoded within one genomic window of Aerococcus viridans:
- the lacC gene encoding tagatose-6-phosphate kinase: protein MILTVTLNPSVDISYTIPDLRLDTTNRTDQVGKTAGGKGINVTRVIHDLNKAVTATGFIGGHLGEGIVSELNKNGIKTDFLSIEGDTRNCIAILHDGQQTEVLESGPTITDKENAAFLTHFKQAVDYADVITISGSLPKGLEEDYYVKLIQITNDLDKKTVLDTSKSNLSSVLESPFKPTVIKPNIEELSELLGQKVSADPANLKVVLADELFSGIEWIVVSLGGDGAFAKHGDRYYKVSIPNINVVNPVGSGDATVAGIASALEDNLDDISLLKQAMTTGMLNTMERITGHIDINHFDDLFNHVTVSEY, encoded by the coding sequence ATGATTTTGACTGTAACCTTAAACCCTTCCGTTGATATCTCATACACCATCCCCGACCTGCGATTAGACACAACAAATAGAACTGACCAAGTGGGTAAGACAGCTGGTGGCAAAGGGATTAACGTGACTAGGGTCATTCATGATTTAAATAAAGCCGTCACCGCCACCGGTTTTATAGGTGGACATTTAGGTGAAGGCATTGTCTCGGAATTAAATAAAAACGGTATCAAAACAGATTTCTTATCTATCGAAGGTGACACCAGAAATTGTATTGCCATCTTACATGATGGTCAGCAAACCGAAGTCTTAGAATCAGGTCCTACCATCACCGATAAAGAAAATGCGGCCTTCTTAACTCACTTCAAACAAGCTGTTGACTATGCTGATGTCATTACCATTTCTGGGTCTTTACCCAAGGGTTTAGAAGAAGATTACTATGTAAAACTGATTCAGATTACCAATGATTTAGACAAGAAAACCGTGCTCGATACGTCCAAATCTAATCTTTCAAGTGTACTAGAAAGTCCATTTAAACCTACTGTAATCAAACCCAATATCGAGGAATTGTCCGAATTATTAGGTCAAAAAGTGAGTGCAGATCCAGCAAATTTAAAAGTTGTATTAGCTGATGAATTATTTTCGGGGATTGAGTGGATTGTCGTGTCTTTAGGGGGTGACGGTGCTTTTGCTAAACACGGGGACCGTTACTACAAGGTGTCAATTCCAAATATCAACGTGGTGAACCCTGTTGGTTCTGGTGACGCAACGGTGGCTGGTATCGCCAGTGCTTTAGAAGACAATTTGGATGATATCAGCTTACTCAAACAAGCAATGACTACAGGTATGTTAAATACAATGGAGCGTATAACCGGTCATATCGATATCAATCATTTTGATGACTTATTTAATCACGTGACTGTATCCGAATATTAG
- a CDS encoding DeoR/GlpR family DNA-binding transcription regulator — MLKKKRHEFILDLLKRNGTVSVTDIVEKLNVSDMTVRRDLTELEESGSLRRVHGGAISLGEYPKEELSHDAKKVINISEKNRIAEKAIELINDGDIIYMGPGTTMEIMAQKMERQDYEVYTNCLPVFNTLADKDINVYLLGGKIKKNTQAFNGYITLAVLENLKFHKAFFSANGVTNNSIMTATLEEGKTQELALNNSTEKYLLLDASKVGKEDFFTYYSLNDVTAVVINNDEDHRYERIINHSNILLVSDYEKNSKN, encoded by the coding sequence ATGTTAAAAAAGAAGAGACATGAATTTATCTTAGATTTATTAAAGCGTAACGGCACCGTATCCGTAACTGATATCGTCGAGAAGTTAAATGTATCAGATATGACTGTGCGACGAGACTTAACAGAACTAGAAGAAAGTGGTTCATTAAGACGGGTTCATGGGGGAGCCATTTCACTAGGCGAATATCCAAAAGAAGAACTATCTCATGACGCTAAGAAAGTCATTAATATCAGCGAGAAAAACCGTATCGCTGAAAAAGCGATTGAGCTAATTAATGACGGTGACATCATCTACATGGGCCCTGGTACCACCATGGAAATCATGGCTCAAAAGATGGAACGGCAAGATTACGAGGTATACACCAACTGCTTACCCGTCTTCAATACCCTGGCTGATAAAGACATCAATGTCTACCTACTAGGGGGTAAAATTAAGAAGAATACCCAAGCTTTTAATGGCTATATCACCCTTGCTGTACTGGAAAACCTAAAATTCCACAAGGCCTTCTTTTCTGCCAATGGGGTCACCAATAACAGTATTATGACTGCCACCCTTGAAGAAGGAAAGACGCAGGAACTGGCTCTGAATAATTCAACTGAGAAGTACCTACTGCTAGATGCCTCTAAAGTTGGTAAAGAGGACTTCTTCACTTACTATTCTTTAAACGATGTGACTGCTGTAGTCATTAATAATGATGAAGACCATCGGTATGAACGGATCATTAATCATTCTAATATTCTACTAGTTTCTGACTACGAAAAAAACTCCAAGAATTAA
- a CDS encoding NADH-dependent flavin oxidoreductase translates to MTNKLTDKVTLRHGAVLNNRVAMSPMQSQSGKRNGFVSDDTLKYYGARSQAGGLIVTEFHYVSENGGPAYHPGYPEQLAVYSDAHLDGLTKLATAMKKDGNKAVLQIHHSGRAAVGQAISGQDVVAPSAIDFDFLSYPVRELTGQEIEDIIKDFGRATNRAIKAGFDGVEIHGANHYLLQQFFSAFSNQRNDQWGGSLEKRMAFPLAVVKEVKRVVAEQAPSNFIIGYRLSPEEIHGDVVGYDYRDATALVSEIVKNELDYIHLSLWGGYNSTPNGVDESYAKLFKAVLDDQTKLLAVGGVFDEESAKDAVENYTDIVVVGRGTLVDPQFGRKILEGRGNEIFHEISPENMDYVSWTEGLKEAFSREDSLGLPPLPGGETIRHLHTGRYDMLGK, encoded by the coding sequence ATGACAAACAAATTAACGGACAAAGTAACCCTACGTCACGGAGCCGTTTTAAATAACCGGGTAGCCATGTCACCCATGCAGTCCCAATCTGGTAAACGCAACGGATTTGTGAGCGACGACACCTTGAAATACTACGGTGCCCGGTCACAAGCAGGAGGTTTAATCGTCACTGAATTCCATTATGTCAGTGAAAACGGGGGACCTGCCTACCATCCTGGCTACCCAGAGCAATTAGCGGTTTATTCTGATGCCCATTTGGACGGTCTAACAAAATTAGCGACGGCTATGAAGAAAGATGGCAACAAAGCTGTCCTACAAATCCACCACTCAGGTCGAGCAGCAGTAGGTCAAGCGATTTCTGGTCAAGACGTTGTGGCACCATCAGCCATTGACTTCGATTTCTTATCTTATCCAGTACGTGAATTAACTGGTCAAGAAATTGAAGACATCATCAAAGACTTTGGACGGGCAACAAATCGTGCGATAAAAGCTGGTTTTGATGGGGTTGAAATCCACGGAGCCAACCACTACCTATTGCAACAATTCTTCTCAGCCTTTTCAAACCAGCGAAACGACCAATGGGGTGGCAGCCTTGAGAAACGCATGGCCTTCCCCCTAGCAGTTGTGAAAGAAGTGAAACGCGTAGTCGCTGAACAAGCGCCAAGCAATTTTATTATTGGTTATCGACTCAGCCCTGAAGAAATTCACGGCGATGTGGTTGGTTACGACTACAGAGATGCTACAGCCTTAGTCTCTGAAATTGTGAAAAATGAACTCGACTATATCCACCTATCATTATGGGGAGGCTACAACTCTACACCAAATGGCGTGGATGAATCATATGCTAAATTATTTAAGGCCGTATTAGATGACCAAACTAAATTGTTAGCGGTTGGTGGTGTCTTTGACGAAGAAAGTGCTAAAGATGCAGTAGAAAACTATACAGATATCGTTGTTGTTGGCCGTGGTACGCTAGTAGACCCACAATTTGGCCGTAAGATCCTAGAAGGGCGCGGAAATGAGATCTTCCATGAAATTAGCCCAGAAAACATGGACTATGTCTCATGGACAGAAGGGCTGAAAGAAGCCTTCTCTCGTGAAGATTCATTAGGCTTACCTCCACTACCAGGTGGTGAAACGATAAGACACTTACATACAGGTCGTTATGACATGTTAGGGAAATAA
- a CDS encoding ArsR/SmtB family transcription factor, which yields MQRALGLTQSTTSHYLTMMSKAGLVTTTRLGKWIYYRRNEAAIQELRKFIDKEI from the coding sequence ATCCAACGGGCGCTTGGGCTTACCCAATCCACGACTTCTCATTATCTAACCATGATGAGTAAGGCTGGTTTGGTGACCACAACTCGGCTTGGTAAGTGGATATACTACCGTCGCAATGAGGCCGCAATTCAAGAATTACGCAAATTTATTGATAAGGAAATATAG
- a CDS encoding winged helix-turn-helix transcriptional regulator: MLIEFNNKEFYTTKDLALSIIGGKWKIPIIYHLLQKEVLRLSEFERLLPDINQRMLIRQLRELERDQVIERVVYQELPPKVEYKLTDIGKRLDNVVYAICDWGDEFLEDLSK, from the coding sequence ATGCTTATCGAATTTAATAACAAGGAATTCTATACAACAAAGGATTTGGCGCTATCGATTATCGGTGGTAAATGGAAGATTCCCATCATTTATCACTTATTGCAAAAGGAAGTGCTACGATTAAGCGAGTTTGAGCGCTTATTGCCAGACATTAATCAACGAATGCTCATTCGACAACTCAGAGAATTAGAACGCGACCAGGTGATTGAAAGAGTGGTCTATCAAGAGTTGCCACCAAAAGTTGAATATAAGCTAACTGATATAGGTAAAAGACTGGATAATGTCGTCTATGCAATTTGTGACTGGGGCGACGAATTTCTAGAAGATTTGTCAAAATGA
- a CDS encoding DUF6241 domain-containing protein — protein MKKVLNAFLIFLALVVAGGIVAVVYFSVSESGESSTTAASSSVASTTSSTASSSASSASSESEESESEEAEDLEDEGSEYDGSEIEQALAQEAETKVLMGRELYGSWLHIDITQESQFLNAIHYMTHQKVQANSKQGALEITPERIDIMLEQAEAFSDSEHYPFYIEVLTAWNEGDFSNAVYAHNYVWTNKDGDIGEAYALSDDDQEAAFVEANFRDVDM, from the coding sequence TTGAAAAAGGTATTAAATGCATTTTTAATTTTTTTAGCTCTAGTAGTCGCGGGTGGGATTGTTGCTGTGGTCTACTTTAGTGTAAGTGAATCAGGCGAATCGAGTACCACCGCCGCGTCAAGTTCAGTAGCGTCGACTACAAGTTCTACAGCTTCTAGTTCGGCCTCAAGTGCATCATCTGAATCAGAAGAGAGCGAATCTGAAGAAGCAGAGGATTTAGAAGATGAAGGTTCAGAATATGATGGTTCAGAAATCGAACAAGCGCTTGCTCAAGAAGCGGAAACCAAGGTCTTAATGGGTAGAGAATTATATGGTTCTTGGTTGCATATTGATATTACCCAAGAAAGCCAATTTCTAAATGCCATCCACTATATGACCCATCAAAAAGTTCAAGCCAACTCGAAACAGGGTGCATTAGAAATCACACCAGAAAGAATCGATATCATGCTTGAACAAGCTGAAGCATTTAGTGACTCTGAACACTATCCTTTCTACATTGAAGTGTTAACCGCTTGGAACGAAGGGGACTTCTCAAATGCCGTTTACGCCCACAATTACGTGTGGACCAACAAAGATGGGGATATCGGTGAAGCCTATGCCTTATCAGATGATGATCAAGAAGCTGCCTTTGTGGAAGCTAATTTTAGAGATGTAGATATGTAA
- the yaaA gene encoding peroxide stress protein YaaA, with protein sequence MKIIFAPAKETRVDKLSTDKPIYSATTQAIIQTLQAQSNDQLKKLYKISDQQVSQVKDYIRQLNTGPAYQALDLYNGLAFRQFIVDDADTAIASYLDQHFRILSALYGPIKATDPIRPYRLDFNTPLKVEGQNLRHLWGSDFNDFFEKGETVLNLASQEFSVMLDQGRYHWVDFEFYEYDPNKTDGLKKHSTISKKGRGKMVAFLASNQIKNLTDIKKFDADGYQFESNYSNDKKFVFIKQRS encoded by the coding sequence ATGAAAATTATTTTTGCCCCTGCTAAAGAAACGAGAGTAGATAAACTTTCAACAGATAAACCGATATATTCAGCCACTACCCAAGCTATTATCCAAACCCTACAAGCCCAGTCAAACGACCAGTTGAAAAAACTTTACAAAATTTCTGACCAACAAGTGTCACAAGTCAAAGACTATATCCGACAATTAAATACGGGTCCTGCTTACCAAGCCCTGGACCTCTATAACGGCCTCGCCTTCCGTCAATTTATTGTGGACGATGCAGACACAGCAATCGCAAGCTATTTAGACCAACATTTCCGCATCCTATCCGCCTTATACGGCCCAATCAAAGCCACCGACCCCATCCGCCCCTACAGACTCGACTTCAACACACCCCTTAAAGTCGAAGGCCAAAACTTGCGCCACCTATGGGGAAGTGATTTTAATGACTTTTTTGAAAAGGGGGAGACGGTCTTAAATCTGGCGAGCCAGGAGTTTTCAGTGATGTTGGACCAAGGGCGCTACCATTGGGTCGACTTTGAATTTTACGAATACGACCCAAATAAGACAGATGGATTGAAAAAACATTCAACCATTTCTAAAAAAGGGCGTGGTAAGATGGTTGCCTTTTTAGCCAGCAATCAAATTAAAAATCTTACAGATATAAAAAAATTCGACGCTGACGGTTATCAATTCGAATCAAACTACTCAAATGATAAGAAGTTCGTATTTATTAAGCAAAGAAGTTAA
- a CDS encoding DapH/DapD/GlmU-related protein, whose protein sequence is MDLQTYLDDMEKGKRVQSGSSAHQIMHQMSQEALKITNQYHEPAALRQLIADLTGQEIDETFALFPPFYTDFGKNIHFGKNVFINAGCKFQDQGGIYIGDGALIGHNVVMATLNYAENPSDRGSLIPGAITLGKDVWVGANATNLAGVTIGDGAIIAAGAVVTKDVPENTIVGGVSAKIIKEIEIG, encoded by the coding sequence ATGGACTTACAAACCTATTTAGATGATATGGAAAAGGGTAAACGTGTCCAATCTGGGTCATCAGCCCACCAAATCATGCACCAGATGAGTCAGGAAGCTTTAAAAATTACCAATCAATACCATGAACCAGCAGCTCTTCGTCAATTGATAGCAGATCTAACAGGACAAGAGATTGACGAAACCTTCGCTTTATTTCCACCCTTCTACACTGACTTTGGGAAGAATATTCATTTTGGCAAAAATGTCTTTATCAATGCCGGATGCAAGTTTCAAGACCAAGGCGGAATTTACATTGGGGACGGGGCTTTGATTGGCCATAATGTGGTGATGGCAACCTTGAACTATGCTGAAAATCCAAGTGACCGTGGTTCCCTGATTCCAGGGGCCATTACCCTCGGGAAGGATGTGTGGGTTGGCGCTAATGCGACGAATTTAGCTGGTGTGACCATTGGTGATGGGGCGATTATCGCAGCAGGTGCCGTGGTGACTAAGGATGTGCCAGAGAATACAATCGTTGGTGGCGTATCGGCGAAGATTATCAAAGAAATTGAAATTGGGTAA
- a CDS encoding macrolide 2'-phosphotransferase, translating to MQTDEIVQLAKNFGIHLLADNLVAVNMGLDFQVVLGQDEGQENWVLRVPRRDEVFEKAKLEKGILDLVNQEVTIVEVPNWTVFDQQLIAYQSVAGSPAVTTDMTTYENDWLFDVENVPTTYTQSLAKALVDIHQIPVAKAEELGIKSQKASGLRANMQARIDAVKAKYTVNEDLLARWEKWLADESLWPDQTGFYHGDLFPGHILVDESHSVVGVIDWTEAQVGDMANDFTAHYLLFGETALEDLINAYGQAGGYTWPKMKDHIIELLSIQPITIAEFAAASGSEDYAKAAADMLAKG from the coding sequence ATGCAAACAGATGAAATCGTTCAATTAGCCAAGAATTTTGGCATTCACTTATTGGCGGACAACCTAGTTGCCGTCAATATGGGCTTGGATTTTCAAGTCGTCTTAGGACAAGATGAAGGCCAAGAAAACTGGGTACTCCGGGTACCGAGACGAGATGAAGTTTTTGAAAAAGCCAAATTGGAAAAGGGCATTCTAGACCTTGTTAACCAAGAAGTGACGATAGTAGAAGTGCCTAACTGGACAGTCTTTGACCAGCAGTTGATTGCTTATCAAAGTGTTGCTGGCAGTCCAGCAGTCACAACCGATATGACAACTTATGAAAACGACTGGTTGTTTGATGTGGAAAATGTTCCAACGACATATACACAATCATTAGCCAAGGCCTTGGTTGATATCCACCAAATTCCAGTCGCAAAAGCTGAAGAACTTGGCATTAAAAGTCAAAAAGCCAGTGGTTTACGGGCCAACATGCAGGCGCGAATAGACGCTGTAAAAGCAAAATATACAGTGAATGAAGACTTGCTTGCGCGTTGGGAAAAATGGTTGGCGGACGAAAGTTTATGGCCAGACCAAACTGGCTTCTACCACGGCGACTTATTCCCAGGTCATATCCTAGTAGACGAAAGCCATAGTGTTGTAGGGGTTATTGACTGGACAGAAGCTCAAGTAGGGGATATGGCCAACGACTTCACCGCCCATTATTTACTCTTTGGTGAAACAGCTTTAGAGGATTTAATCAATGCTTACGGTCAAGCGGGTGGTTATACTTGGCCCAAGATGAAAGACCATATTATTGAATTACTATCCATTCAACCCATTACCATCGCAGAATTTGCAGCTGCTTCAGGCAGCGAAGACTATGCTAAAGCAGCAGCAGATATGCTGGCGAAAGGATAA
- a CDS encoding endonuclease MutS2 yields the protein MNQNTYEKLQYEAFKAMVRSYCVSELGGQLIDKLSPSTNLDVVQLRLKETSEARAVIDTGSSVPFMGVTNLDHTLTKLDKGIVLTASELFAVAEFLRGCRRIAGFMDKHAFIAPTLAQYAQSMTDLRQIEEEIHFAIRNNQVDNEANRDLKRARHHIQTIEEKIKDRLNKFLTSASNKSYIQEFVVAYKNDHYTIPIKASYKNQVQGTVIEMSQKGTTIFVEPNVVSKLSAELDALRAEEAMLEYQILAGLTGLILENTQLIRVNIELIAQYDMIFAKGKYSRQIDGIAPSTNDYGYINLVDAKHPLLTEPVVPLNFTIGDDYRSLVITGPNAGGKTIVLKTVGLVTLATMSGCHIAADPKTEVAVFDQTFVDIGDNQSLENALSTFSSHMKNLSDILRVANNNTLLLFDEIGSGTEPNEGAALAIAILEAFYLKGAITVATTHYGEIKDFSDQHPDFMNAAMQFQNESLEPTYKLLMGQAGASNAMWISRKMAVPDHILQRAEGYLIDKNYQFDLVKDNKVRKAKADKPGDDLFTDYQKGDRVTLLETSQSALIYSQVDKYHQVTVYVDGEYVDIHIRRLQLDQKASDLYPDGYNLDNLFVDYATRKRNHDIERGSKKALRKIHKELRHKD from the coding sequence ATGAATCAAAATACCTATGAAAAATTACAATACGAGGCCTTTAAAGCCATGGTCCGTTCTTACTGTGTCAGCGAACTTGGTGGTCAATTAATCGACAAATTAAGCCCGTCTACCAATCTTGACGTGGTCCAATTACGGCTAAAGGAAACATCAGAAGCCCGCGCCGTTATTGATACCGGGTCATCCGTCCCCTTTATGGGGGTCACTAACCTAGACCATACCCTGACCAAGTTAGACAAGGGGATTGTCCTGACCGCCAGCGAACTTTTCGCGGTAGCTGAATTCTTGCGGGGGTGTCGTCGGATTGCCGGCTTTATGGACAAGCACGCCTTTATCGCCCCAACCCTTGCCCAGTACGCCCAATCAATGACCGACCTCCGCCAGATTGAGGAGGAAATTCATTTTGCCATTAGAAATAATCAGGTAGATAACGAGGCTAATCGTGATTTGAAACGGGCTCGCCACCATATACAAACAATCGAAGAGAAAATTAAGGATCGCCTAAACAAATTTCTGACCAGTGCTAGCAATAAGTCCTACATCCAGGAATTCGTCGTGGCCTACAAGAACGACCACTACACCATTCCCATCAAAGCTTCCTACAAAAATCAAGTTCAAGGAACAGTGATTGAAATGTCACAAAAGGGCACAACAATTTTTGTTGAGCCTAACGTGGTCAGCAAATTATCCGCCGAGCTAGATGCCTTGCGTGCCGAGGAAGCCATGCTTGAATACCAGATTTTAGCTGGTTTAACCGGACTAATCCTTGAAAACACCCAGCTGATTAGGGTCAATATTGAGTTAATTGCTCAGTACGACATGATCTTCGCCAAAGGGAAATACAGTCGTCAAATTGATGGCATTGCCCCGTCAACAAACGATTATGGTTACATCAACCTGGTAGATGCCAAGCACCCCCTATTAACGGAGCCAGTCGTACCTTTGAATTTCACCATTGGAGACGACTACCGAAGCTTGGTCATTACCGGACCAAATGCCGGTGGGAAGACCATCGTCTTAAAAACGGTCGGGTTAGTGACCCTCGCTACCATGTCTGGCTGTCATATCGCCGCTGACCCTAAAACGGAAGTAGCCGTTTTTGACCAGACTTTCGTCGATATTGGGGACAACCAAAGTCTTGAAAATGCCTTATCCACATTCTCATCGCATATGAAGAATTTATCGGATATTTTGCGCGTGGCCAACAACAATACCTTGCTCCTTTTTGATGAAATCGGCAGTGGGACTGAACCCAATGAAGGTGCCGCCCTAGCGATTGCCATTTTAGAAGCGTTTTACCTGAAAGGTGCGATTACCGTTGCCACCACCCATTACGGTGAAATCAAGGACTTTTCAGACCAGCATCCAGATTTTATGAATGCCGCCATGCAGTTCCAGAATGAAAGTCTAGAACCTACCTATAAATTATTGATGGGTCAAGCCGGCGCCAGCAATGCCATGTGGATTTCCCGGAAAATGGCCGTTCCTGACCATATCTTGCAGCGAGCAGAAGGCTACCTAATTGATAAAAACTACCAATTTGACCTGGTCAAAGACAACAAAGTCAGAAAAGCCAAAGCCGATAAACCAGGAGACGATCTTTTCACTGACTACCAAAAAGGTGATCGAGTGACCCTACTTGAAACTAGCCAATCTGCTTTAATTTATTCACAGGTGGATAAATACCATCAAGTAACAGTTTATGTTGACGGTGAATATGTGGATATCCACATCCGCCGTCTACAATTAGACCAAAAAGCCAGCGACTTATACCCAGATGGTTACAATTTAGACAACCTATTTGTAGATTACGCTACCCGTAAACGCAACCACGACATTGAACGCGGGTCGAAAAAAGCCCTGCGGAAAATCCATAAAGAATTGCGTCATAAAGATTAG
- a CDS encoding RluA family pseudouridine synthase: MVFAKTSKAASRLSDQVRRNAMERTYLAVVNEKPKQASSRLVNYLYKNRQKNKVSIVSEHHKEGKKAVLDYSVIASRDGLSLLSVKLQTGRPHQIRVQLAGIGTSIWGDQKYGAQYSKVGQQIALWANSLTISHPVQKTPISVASPLPEAYPWNIW, from the coding sequence ATGGTATTCGCCAAGACTTCAAAAGCGGCGTCAAGATTATCTGACCAGGTTCGGCGGAACGCAATGGAACGGACCTATTTGGCGGTGGTCAATGAGAAACCGAAACAGGCTAGCAGCCGCCTTGTGAATTACCTGTACAAAAACCGACAAAAGAATAAAGTGTCAATTGTTTCAGAGCACCATAAAGAAGGAAAAAAGGCCGTCCTAGATTATAGTGTGATCGCATCTAGAGACGGACTCAGTCTACTTAGCGTAAAGTTACAGACCGGCCGTCCACATCAAATTCGAGTTCAACTGGCAGGAATTGGTACGTCTATTTGGGGAGATCAAAAATATGGTGCACAATACAGTAAAGTGGGCCAACAAATTGCTTTATGGGCTAATAGTTTAACCATTTCCCATCCTGTTCAAAAGACCCCAATCTCTGTAGCATCACCTTTGCCAGAAGCTTATCCTTGGAATATTTGGTAA
- a CDS encoding ECF transporter S component has protein sequence MKKQYAFYAVTAALVVAISLFIIIPVPASNGFFTFADVGIVTASLVFGPIGGLVVGAMSGGLIDLLSGYAQWIIFSAVIHGAQGYIAGLAKDKGRKEKVLYLVLSAVVMIVGYAIASWILYGTAAAAIAGLFTNILQSGVGVLIAIPISIRLKPVIERYL, from the coding sequence ATGAAAAAGCAATATGCATTTTATGCTGTAACGGCGGCATTAGTGGTAGCCATTTCTTTATTTATCATTATTCCTGTTCCTGCATCGAATGGATTCTTCACATTTGCCGATGTAGGTATCGTCACAGCTTCACTGGTTTTTGGGCCAATAGGCGGATTAGTTGTCGGTGCTATGAGTGGTGGTTTAATTGACTTACTTTCAGGCTATGCACAGTGGATTATCTTCTCAGCAGTTATCCACGGAGCGCAGGGATATATTGCTGGTTTAGCCAAAGATAAAGGCCGTAAAGAAAAAGTATTATACTTAGTTTTATCCGCAGTTGTGATGATTGTCGGTTATGCGATTGCTAGTTGGATCTTATATGGTACGGCTGCTGCAGCGATTGCTGGCTTATTCACTAACATTCTACAATCTGGTGTAGGGGTCTTGATCGCTATTCCAATCAGTATCCGATTAAAACCAGTTATTGAACGCTACTTATAG
- a CDS encoding EcsC family protein, whose product MSIASISSVINKLISAQKTKATTSGIITGFGGIITMPVTVPANVASVLLVQMRMIAAIALIRGYDLNSDQVKTFIYATLAGSSVADVTKKTGIIISNKMMTGVIKKIPGETLTKINQAVGFRLVTKFGTKGAINLGKAVPVAGAVVGGGIDLFTSTGIAKLAKRTFTDDGIDVGDGTIINKSEFEVID is encoded by the coding sequence ATGTCTATAGCATCTATTTCAAGTGTCATTAATAAACTAATATCTGCACAAAAAACAAAAGCTACTACGTCTGGAATTATAACAGGTTTTGGTGGAATTATTACTATGCCAGTAACAGTTCCTGCGAATGTCGCTTCTGTTTTATTAGTGCAAATGAGAATGATAGCAGCTATCGCACTCATCCGTGGGTATGATCTGAATAGTGATCAAGTAAAAACATTCATTTATGCGACTTTAGCAGGCAGCTCTGTTGCTGATGTAACTAAGAAAACCGGAATTATTATTAGCAATAAAATGATGACGGGAGTTATCAAAAAAATACCAGGGGAAACATTGACCAAAATTAATCAAGCTGTTGGCTTCAGATTGGTTACTAAATTTGGAACTAAAGGTGCTATCAACCTAGGAAAAGCTGTGCCGGTTGCTGGAGCTGTAGTTGGCGGTGGAATCGACTTATTTACCTCAACAGGGATTGCTAAGTTAGCTAAAAGAACCTTTACCGATGATGGAATCGATGTTGGAGATGGTACTATTATTAATAAGTCTGAATTTGAAGTCATAGACTAG
- a CDS encoding VOC family protein — protein MSQVLVEICLRVRNIDATLDFYTNLFDFEVASRREFPENKFDLIYLNSPGSNVQIELTYNYDADPYTIGDGFSHLGVTVDDLEAMHEICKASAYETGDLKGLSGGTPSYFFVTDPDGYRIEVKRKK, from the coding sequence ATGAGCCAAGTACTTGTTGAAATTTGTTTACGTGTGAGAAATATTGATGCGACTTTAGACTTCTATACAAATCTATTTGATTTTGAGGTAGCTAGCCGCAGAGAGTTTCCGGAGAATAAATTTGATTTAATCTACTTAAACTCACCAGGTTCAAATGTCCAAATCGAGTTAACTTACAACTATGATGCAGATCCATACACAATTGGCGACGGCTTTAGCCATTTAGGTGTAACTGTTGATGATTTAGAAGCTATGCATGAAATTTGTAAAGCATCTGCTTATGAAACTGGCGACTTAAAAGGTCTTTCAGGAGGCACACCTTCATACTTCTTCGTGACTGACCCAGATGGTTATCGTATCGAAGTTAAACGTAAAAAATAA